The Cryptococcus gattii WM276 chromosome B, complete sequence genome has a segment encoding these proteins:
- a CDS encoding Hypothetical Protein (Similar to TIGR gene model, INSD accession AAW41410.1), with the protein MTIYYPLALDLWDYSSSIVIRSTKGTRIATFPLDFISRGGDNSWSYVLRGGIIKDEYGRVLDPNDCPSAGVFFFSQEDPQLAEKDVSFSRGPEYFSSIKAPNPEGSFSTRSDSKRSSIDQSRFRSSLLARDGMCVVSGAHWESCTPAHIVPASRPDLYERIYGDQGGLPMFRASVGFLLRDDLHHAFDRLMFSFYRKARQNGMEKQYHPIGFMENPETYRIQCSSSGTTANASKHGFEVSLLACCDALQIPDVHRFALTIEKLTRLDKFRNWIQSCMA; encoded by the exons ATGACAATCTACTACCCACTAGCCCTCGATCTTTGGGATTACAGTAGTTCAATCGTCATTCGCTCAACGAAGGGGACACGCATAGCGACTTTCCCCCTGGACTTCATCAGTCGGGGAGGTGACAATAGTTGGTCATATGTTCT CCGAGGCGGGATTATTAAAGACGAATATGGTCGGGTACTTGACCCAAACGATTGTCCATCGGCTGGAGTgtttttcttctctcaaGAAG ATCCGCAGTTGGCGGAAAAGGATGTTTCTTTTTCACGGGGTCCTGAATatttctcttccatcaaGGCTCCCAACCCCGAAGGGAGTTTCTCCACCCGATCTGATTCCAAGAGGTCCAGTATCGACCAG TCGAGATTTCGCAGTTCCCTTCTGGCTCGAGATGGCATGTGTGTGGTCTCTGGCGCACATTGGGAATCGTGCACTCCTGCTCATATCGTTCCGGCTAGTCGGCCAGAT CTATATGAGCGTATCTACGGCGATCAAGGCGGTTTACCCATGTTTCGCGCCTCTGTTGGTTTCCTGCTTCGTGACGATTTGCATCATGCATTTGATCGCCTGATGTTCTCTTTTTACCGGAAG GCGCGTCAAAATGGCATGGAAAAGCAATACCATCCAATTGGTTTCATGGAGAATCCCGAGACCTACCGGATCCAGTGCTCGTCGAGTGGCACTACCGCCAATGCCTCAAAGCACGGATTCGAGGTTTCTCTGTTGGCATGCTGTGATGCATTGCAAATTCCTGATGTGCATAGGTTCGCCCTCACAATTGAAAAGCTGACGAGGTTAGACAAGTTCCGCAACTGGATCCAGTCTTGCATGGCCTGA